A region from the Salicibibacter cibarius genome encodes:
- a CDS encoding Panacea domain-containing protein, with protein sequence MFEHFILLHSDYSEGKRIAFHQMHTSVHGLKEFKKLVDELKSFFPELSFGFHHVKTDAKTWESVVEYDKFFEDVFPVNKFESFTRFLADEDEITSFDIANLIISKMECTHLKLQKLLYFFYVSYVKKYSEAPFKEKLVAWQHGPVVEEVYDSYKKYGSSSIDGPTEDDDVLILKDDEFKLSVYSRFMQTSSFGKYLDVLDETLDKYGRYTAWSLVNLTHQSGTPWDRVTEGGKRLKKVIGDDLIKEYAMKH encoded by the coding sequence ATGTTTGAACATTTTATATTACTTCACAGTGATTACAGTGAAGGGAAGCGTATAGCTTTTCACCAAATGCATACAAGTGTGCACGGGCTGAAGGAATTCAAGAAATTAGTGGATGAGTTAAAGTCATTTTTCCCGGAGCTGTCTTTTGGCTTTCATCACGTGAAAACGGATGCTAAAACATGGGAATCAGTTGTAGAGTACGACAAATTCTTTGAAGATGTGTTTCCGGTTAATAAGTTTGAATCGTTCACCCGATTTCTTGCTGATGAAGATGAAATAACTTCTTTCGATATAGCAAATCTCATCATATCTAAAATGGAATGTACGCATTTAAAATTACAAAAGTTACTTTACTTTTTTTATGTGAGTTATGTAAAAAAATATTCAGAAGCACCTTTTAAAGAAAAATTAGTTGCCTGGCAACATGGTCCAGTAGTAGAAGAAGTGTATGATTCCTATAAAAAATACGGCAGTAGCAGTATTGATGGACCAACCGAAGATGATGATGTATTAATCTTAAAAGATGATGAATTTAAGTTATCCGTGTATTCACGGTTTATGCAAACGTCAAGCTTTGGCAAATATCTAGACGTGCTTGATGAAACACTTGATAAGTATGGAAGATATACTGCATGGTCGCTGGTAAATTTAACGCATCAATCAGGAACACCTTGGGATAGAGTAACTGAAGGTGGCAAACGTTTAAAGAAAGTGATTGGTGACGACTTGATCAAAGAATATGCGATGAAACATTAA
- a CDS encoding cytochrome C oxidase subunit IV family protein has translation MAENLDQPFKESAMNSEERRKINREQRTQVIAFAFMIGITILAFLAVGAEGIPNAFTVPFILLLALVQLILQLYYFMHLKDKDHGWPNSFMISGLVLAAPMIAALILLLGVVKY, from the coding sequence ATGGCTGAAAACTTGGATCAACCCTTTAAAGAGAGTGCAATGAATAGTGAGGAAAGACGGAAAATCAATCGTGAACAACGTACGCAAGTCATCGCGTTTGCCTTTATGATCGGAATCACCATACTCGCCTTCTTAGCCGTCGGAGCCGAAGGCATTCCTAACGCTTTCACGGTGCCGTTCATACTGTTGCTCGCACTTGTTCAATTGATTTTACAGTTATACTACTTCATGCATCTAAAAGATAAGGATCACGGCTGGCCGAATTCATTTATGATTTCCGGGCTTGTCTTGGCAGCACCGATGATCGCTGCCCTTATCTTGCTACTCGGTGTCGTGAAGTACTAA
- a CDS encoding cytochrome c oxidase subunit 3, whose translation MADSVDVNKGLPANPEKATLEGKNKFLGMFVFLAGETTMFATFFGTYLGLRSGTASGPESADLFQLPLVFIMTMILLTSSLTSVLATFAMKKNQFGKLKLWMWVTFLLGVSFLSLEIYEFVEYYEHGLGYTTSAFASSFYTLVGLHGAHVLFGLGWILLLLLRNRNAGITLTNAPKFYAFSLYWHFIDLVWVFIFTVVYLMGIGG comes from the coding sequence ATGGCAGATTCAGTTGACGTAAATAAAGGGCTTCCCGCCAATCCTGAAAAAGCGACGCTCGAAGGGAAAAACAAGTTTCTCGGGATGTTCGTGTTTCTCGCCGGAGAAACGACAATGTTTGCAACGTTTTTTGGGACGTATCTCGGGCTGAGAAGCGGCACGGCAAGTGGTCCGGAATCTGCGGACCTCTTCCAGCTGCCTCTTGTGTTTATTATGACGATGATTCTTTTGACAAGCTCACTGACAAGTGTCTTAGCAACGTTTGCGATGAAAAAGAACCAGTTTGGAAAGTTGAAGCTTTGGATGTGGGTAACATTTCTACTGGGTGTATCATTTCTCAGTTTAGAGATCTATGAGTTCGTGGAATATTATGAGCACGGGCTAGGTTATACGACGAGTGCATTTGCTTCTTCGTTCTATACACTCGTAGGTTTACACGGGGCTCACGTGTTGTTCGGCCTTGGTTGGATCCTGCTTTTGCTCCTTCGCAACCGAAATGCGGGTATCACGCTAACCAACGCGCCGAAATTTTACGCGTTCAGCCTCTATTGGCACTTCATTGACCTTGTTTGGGTGTTTATTTTCACTGTTGTATACCTCATGGGGATTGGAGGGTAA
- the coxB gene encoding cytochrome c oxidase subunit II produces the protein MNAKKRFLRVAPLMAFMLLLLAGCGEQGLSALDPMGPQSQWIFDNMLLSLYVMALVTVVVFVIFFIVVMKFRQKDGDNEYPEQTHGNTKLEVAWTVIPIFLLAILAVPTITGQFYLSVDAEDIAEEEEETEGIGDDDQEVDEEDLQDDAYVIEVTGHQFWWEFDYPEGFTTGNDVYIPAEEEVVFQLEAEDVMHSFWVPALGGKVDNIPGVTNHVWLEADDPGVYMGKCAELCGPSHALMDFKMIALEEDDYAAWNEEMQEEEEEPEETLAQEGREQFEEQGCIACHAVDGEGSAQGPALTNFGDRTTIAGFLEYNEENLRDWIRDPGALKQGANMPAAPGMEDEELDAIIAYLDSLERLDDETKEDIDL, from the coding sequence ATGAATGCAAAGAAGAGGTTTCTGCGCGTTGCGCCGCTTATGGCCTTTATGCTATTGCTGCTCGCGGGGTGCGGTGAACAGGGATTGTCAGCGTTGGACCCGATGGGTCCCCAATCGCAATGGATTTTTGACAATATGCTTTTGAGCCTATATGTCATGGCGCTCGTCACCGTTGTCGTCTTTGTTATTTTCTTTATTGTCGTTATGAAGTTTCGCCAAAAAGACGGAGATAATGAATACCCGGAACAAACCCACGGCAATACAAAGCTGGAAGTGGCCTGGACCGTTATTCCCATTTTCTTGTTGGCGATTCTCGCGGTTCCAACGATTACGGGACAATTTTACTTAAGCGTTGACGCCGAAGACATAGCCGAAGAAGAAGAGGAAACTGAAGGCATTGGCGATGATGATCAAGAAGTCGATGAAGAAGACCTGCAAGATGACGCGTATGTCATCGAAGTTACCGGCCATCAATTTTGGTGGGAATTTGATTATCCCGAAGGATTTACGACTGGTAACGATGTTTACATTCCCGCAGAGGAAGAAGTGGTCTTTCAACTGGAAGCCGAAGATGTTATGCACTCATTCTGGGTGCCGGCCCTGGGAGGGAAAGTGGACAATATTCCGGGCGTGACGAACCATGTGTGGCTAGAGGCAGATGATCCCGGCGTTTACATGGGCAAATGCGCCGAATTGTGCGGTCCGTCCCACGCGTTAATGGACTTTAAAATGATTGCCCTTGAAGAGGACGATTACGCTGCTTGGAATGAAGAAATGCAGGAAGAAGAAGAGGAACCGGAGGAAACGTTAGCCCAAGAAGGCCGCGAGCAATTTGAAGAACAAGGATGCATTGCTTGTCACGCCGTTGATGGCGAAGGTTCCGCGCAAGGGCCGGCCTTAACGAACTTCGGTGACCGCACGACTATTGCCGGCTTCCTTGAATACAACGAGGAAAATCTGCGAGACTGGATCCGGGATCCCGGCGCCTTGAAACAAGGGGCAAATATGCCGGCAGCACCCGGAATGGAAGATGAAGAACTCGATGCGATCATCGCTTACCTCGATTCGTTAGAGCGATTGGATGACGAAACAAAAGAAGACATTGACCTTTAA